One window from the genome of Streptomyces cadmiisoli encodes:
- a CDS encoding ATP-binding cassette domain-containing protein, whose product MTLLDVRGLTVRTAGGRPLVDDLSFSVEAGERLGLIGESGSGKSLTTLALLGLLPDGMTAEGGVELAGTQIIGATEKQLRTVRGHRAAVVFQDPLTALDPLMRVGRQIAEPLARRTGLRGKRLRTAVGEALDRVRLPEPERIARAFPHEISGGQRQRVALAMALACQPDLLIADEPTTALDVSVQAEMLDLLDTLVRERGMAVLFVSHDLAVVARVTDHALVLKDGRAVEQGPVLDVVGAPKAEYTRTLVAGARRLEAALDLRSTR is encoded by the coding sequence ATGACCCTCCTCGACGTACGCGGCCTGACCGTGCGCACCGCCGGCGGACGCCCCCTGGTCGACGACCTGTCCTTCAGCGTCGAGGCGGGCGAACGCCTCGGCCTGATCGGCGAGTCCGGTTCGGGCAAATCCCTGACCACCCTCGCCCTGCTGGGCCTGCTACCGGACGGGATGACCGCCGAAGGGGGCGTGGAACTGGCCGGCACACAGATCATCGGCGCCACCGAGAAGCAGCTCAGAACAGTTCGCGGACACCGTGCCGCCGTCGTCTTCCAGGACCCGCTGACCGCCCTCGACCCACTGATGCGGGTGGGCCGCCAGATCGCCGAGCCCCTGGCCCGGCGTACCGGTCTCCGGGGCAAGCGACTGCGCACCGCGGTCGGTGAAGCCCTCGACCGGGTGCGGCTGCCCGAACCCGAACGGATCGCCCGCGCCTTCCCGCACGAGATCTCCGGCGGCCAGCGCCAGCGCGTCGCCCTCGCGATGGCCCTCGCCTGCCAACCCGACCTGCTCATAGCCGACGAGCCCACCACCGCACTCGACGTGTCGGTCCAGGCCGAGATGCTCGACCTGCTCGACACCCTCGTGCGCGAGCGGGGCATGGCCGTGCTGTTCGTCAGCCACGACCTCGCCGTCGTCGCGCGGGTGACCGACCACGCCCTCGTACTCAAGGACGGGCGGGCCGTCGAACAGGGCCCCGTCCTGGACGTCGTCGGCGCACCGAAGGCCGAATACACCAGGACGCTCGTCGCCGGCGCCCGCAGGCTGGAGGCCGCCCTGGACCTGAGGAGCACACGATGA